In Pseudomonas abieticivorans, the genomic window TGATCAGCAAGATGCACACCAAGCTGTTCTTCGGCATGTTGCTGCGCTTTCCGCTGATCCTTTGGCGGCGGTGGCAGGCGTGAGCGAACAACACTGGGCCAGGCATGAAGAGCGCGGCAGCTTCTGGCTGATGAAACTCACCGCCTGGGGCGTGCGCGTGCTCGGGCGCCGGGTGCTCAGCCCGATCCTCTACGCCATCGTGTTTTATTTCTTCCTGTTTGGCCGCCGCGCCCGGCGCAGTGCCTGGCAATACCAGCAACGCCTGGCGCAGTGGAGCGGCCAGGCGACGCCTGCGCCCAACCATTGGCGGGTGTTCAAGCAGTTCATGGCCTTCGCCGACGCCCTGCTGGACAAGCTCGATGTGTGGAACGGCAAGCTGAGCATCGAGCAGATCAAGATCGTCGACCCCGCGCACCTGCGCGAACAATTGCGCGGCAGCCGCGGGCAGATGCTGGTGGGCGCGCACCTGGGCAATCTCGAGGTGTGCCGGGCGCTGGCCGAGCTTGGCGAAAAGGTGACCATGAACGTGCTGGTGCACACCAAGCACGCCGAACGCTTCAACCGCCTGCTGGGCGAGGCCGGGGCGACCAACCTGCGGCTGATCCAGGTGAGCGAGCTGGACCCGGCCATCATGCTGCAACTGAGCCAACGCCTGGACCGGGGTGAATGGCTGGCGATTGCCGGTGACCGCGTGCCGCTGCACGGCGGGCGCAACGTGCGGGTGGACTTTCTCGGCCACCCAGCCGCCTTCCCGCAAGGCCCCTGGCTGCTGGCCGGGTTGCTCAAGTGCCCGATCAACTTGCTGCTGTGCCTCAAGCAACAGGGCCGCTACCAGGTGATTCTGGAACCGTTTGCCGCCGCCATCGAATGGCGCCGCAGCGATCGCCAGCAGGTGATCGCCCACTGGGCCGGACGCTACGCCGAACGCCTGGGCCACTACTGCCTGCAAGCGCCACACCAGTGGTTCAATTTCTACCCTTTCTGGAAGACCGATGACGATGCCAACGCTTGAGCCCGTAACCTTCGGCCAAACCCCGCTCAGCATCGAAGACGTGCTGGCCCTGGCCAACCGCCAGGTCGAAACCCGCCTGCAGGATGATCACCAATACCGTGAGCGCATCGCCAAGGGCGCGCGTTTCCTGGACTCGCTGCTGGACAAGGAAGGCGTGATCTACGGGGTGACCACCGGCTACGGCGACTCCTGCGTGGTGGCCGTGCCGCTGGAGCATGTCGAGGCCCTGCCGCGCCACTTGTACACCTTCCACGGCTGCGGTTTGGGCAAAATGCTGGACGCCCAGGCCACCCGCGCCGTGCTTGCCGCGCGCCTGCAGTCGCTGTGCCATGGCGTTTCGGGCGTGCGCATCGAACTGCTGGAGCGGCTGCAAGCGTTCCTGCATCACGACATTTTGCCGCTGATCCCGGAAGAGGGCTCGGTGGGCGCCAGCGGCGACCTGACGCCGCTGTCCTACGTGGCAGCCACCCTGTCCGGGGAGCGTGAAGTGCTGTATCGCGGCGAGCGCCGCAACGCCTGCGACGTCCACCGCGAGCTGGGCTGGCAGCCGCTGGTACTGCGGCCCAAGGAAGCCCTGGCGCTGATGAACGGCACAGCGGTGATGACCGGGCTTGCTTGCCTGGCCTTCGCCCGCGCCGACTACCTGCTCAAACTGGCCACCCGCATCACCGCGCTGAACGTGGTGGCGCTGCAGGGCAACCCGGAACACTTCGACGAGCGCCTGTTCGCCGCCAAGCCCCATCCTGGGCAAATGCAGGTGGCGGCCTGGTTGCGCGAAGACCTGGCCATCGATGCCCCCACCGCGCCCCTGCACCGCTTGCAAGACCGCTACTCGCTGCGCTGCGCGCCCCATGTGCTGGGCGTGCTGGCCGACAGCCTGGGCTGGCTGCGCGGCTTTATCGAAACCGAACTGAACAGTGCCAACGACAATCCGATCATCGATGCCGAGGCCGAGCGCGTGCTGCACGGCGGGCACTTCTACGGCGGGCATATCGCCTTCGCCATGGACAGCCTGAAAACCCTGGTGGCCAACGTGGCCGACCTGCTGGACCGGCAATTGGCCCTGTTGGTAGACGTGCGCTACAACCACGGCCTGCCCAGCAACCTGTCGGGCGCAAGTGCCGAACGGGCGATGCTCAACCACGGTTTCAAGGCCGTGCAGATCGGCGCCAGCGCCTGGACCGCCGAAGCGCTGAAAAACACCATGCCGGCCAGCGTGTTCTCGCGCTCCACCGAGTGCCACAACCAGGACAAAGTGAGCATGGGCACCATCG contains:
- a CDS encoding HAL/PAL/TAL family ammonia-lyase, whose product is MTMPTLEPVTFGQTPLSIEDVLALANRQVETRLQDDHQYRERIAKGARFLDSLLDKEGVIYGVTTGYGDSCVVAVPLEHVEALPRHLYTFHGCGLGKMLDAQATRAVLAARLQSLCHGVSGVRIELLERLQAFLHHDILPLIPEEGSVGASGDLTPLSYVAATLSGEREVLYRGERRNACDVHRELGWQPLVLRPKEALALMNGTAVMTGLACLAFARADYLLKLATRITALNVVALQGNPEHFDERLFAAKPHPGQMQVAAWLREDLAIDAPTAPLHRLQDRYSLRCAPHVLGVLADSLGWLRGFIETELNSANDNPIIDAEAERVLHGGHFYGGHIAFAMDSLKTLVANVADLLDRQLALLVDVRYNHGLPSNLSGASAERAMLNHGFKAVQIGASAWTAEALKNTMPASVFSRSTECHNQDKVSMGTIAARDALRVLELTEQVAAATLLAAQQGVWLRSLDTNARPLPPALAAMHRHLAEDFAPVIEDRALDAELRLCLKRIAEQHWRLHA
- a CDS encoding LpxL/LpxP family acyltransferase, with product MSEQHWARHEERGSFWLMKLTAWGVRVLGRRVLSPILYAIVFYFFLFGRRARRSAWQYQQRLAQWSGQATPAPNHWRVFKQFMAFADALLDKLDVWNGKLSIEQIKIVDPAHLREQLRGSRGQMLVGAHLGNLEVCRALAELGEKVTMNVLVHTKHAERFNRLLGEAGATNLRLIQVSELDPAIMLQLSQRLDRGEWLAIAGDRVPLHGGRNVRVDFLGHPAAFPQGPWLLAGLLKCPINLLLCLKQQGRYQVILEPFAAAIEWRRSDRQQVIAHWAGRYAERLGHYCLQAPHQWFNFYPFWKTDDDANA